The following nucleotide sequence is from uncultured Draconibacterium sp..
GTGGATGCATCCATTTTGTATTCAATTTTCTCATATTTACTAATTTTTGTTATTGAAGTAATTTCCCCAGATTATCAAATTTTTTGTTGTAATCCTCCACCGAAGCAGATATAACCTCATGAGCTTCTTTTGCGTTATATATGCCAACAATTTCGGTATCCTTTTCTTCGCCGGGCATATCCTTATAAGTAAGGAAATAGTGCTCAAGACGTTGAATCACAATTTCGGGAACTTCCGAAATATCCTTAAAATGACCATAAACAGTATCGTTTCTCAGAACCGCTATTATTTTATCATCTGCCTGATTCCCGTCAATCATCCGAAAACCACCAATGGGTATTGTGTTTACCAATAAATCACCATGTGCAATTGCTTTTTCTGTCAGTACACAAATATCTATAGGGTCGCCATCACCAACGATTCCCTCTTTTCCTGTTTTAATACTACAAAGTTTTCCAACCCCATTTCCACAAAAAGTTTGCGGAATAAAGCCATAAAGA
It contains:
- a CDS encoding inorganic pyrophosphatase → MLDRISDPIGRLMGLRYKSHPWHGVYIGKKAPKELTAFIEVVSTDTVKYEIDKDSGYLRIDRPQKFSNVVPALYGFIPQTFCGNGVGKLCSIKTGKEGIVGDGDPIDICVLTEKAIAHGDLLVNTIPIGGFRMIDGNQADDKIIAVLRNDTVYGHFKDISEVPEIVIQRLEHYFLTYKDMPGEEKDTEIVGIYNAKEAHEVISASVEDYNKKFDNLGKLLQ